A genomic segment from Arcobacter acticola encodes:
- the ftsZ gene encoding cell division protein FtsZ, protein MENLFRVDDIKVDMPSKVLSDNVAKIAVIGVGGGGCNMINHMINEGSHKIDLIAANTDLQVLHISKAPKKIQLGLKLTKGLGAGMKPEVGRDSAVESYEEIKAALKGADIIFIAAGLGGGTGTGAAAIIAKAAKEIGALTVSVVTKPFTWEGKKRAGLANLGLEELKKVSDSIIIVPNDRLLEIIDENVGMKDAFKIIDNILYQAVNGMSEVILNPGNSDINTDFADVKTIMQHKGMALMGIGRAKGENAAHRALEDAIDSPLLDKVSLNGAKGILIHFNIHPQVSLFAINDVMGSINDRMDSNAEIIFGTTSDSTLEKDEVKITIVATGFESRNDEPEEPAEGTEENAQNAVPLDIETYLDTPPLMRDYIVQYQLN, encoded by the coding sequence ATGGAAAATTTATTTAGAGTAGATGATATAAAAGTGGATATGCCAAGCAAAGTTTTATCTGATAATGTAGCTAAAATAGCTGTAATTGGTGTTGGTGGTGGTGGTTGTAATATGATTAACCACATGATAAATGAAGGTTCTCATAAAATTGATTTAATAGCTGCTAACACAGATTTACAAGTATTGCATATCTCAAAAGCTCCAAAGAAAATTCAATTGGGACTTAAACTTACAAAAGGTTTAGGTGCTGGAATGAAACCAGAAGTTGGTCGAGATTCAGCTGTCGAAAGCTATGAAGAAATAAAAGCTGCGCTTAAAGGTGCTGATATTATTTTTATTGCTGCTGGACTTGGTGGTGGAACTGGAACTGGAGCTGCTGCTATTATTGCAAAAGCTGCAAAAGAAATTGGGGCATTAACTGTTTCTGTTGTTACTAAGCCATTTACTTGGGAAGGTAAAAAAAGAGCAGGATTAGCTAATCTTGGACTTGAAGAGCTTAAGAAAGTAAGTGATTCGATTATCATTGTTCCAAATGATAGATTATTAGAAATAATTGATGAAAACGTTGGAATGAAAGACGCTTTTAAAATAATTGATAATATTTTATACCAAGCCGTTAATGGTATGAGTGAAGTTATTTTAAATCCAGGTAATTCAGATATTAATACTGACTTTGCAGACGTTAAAACTATTATGCAACACAAAGGTATGGCATTAATGGGAATAGGACGAGCAAAGGGTGAAAATGCAGCTCACAGAGCCTTAGAAGATGCTATTGATTCTCCTTTACTTGATAAAGTTTCTCTAAATGGTGCTAAAGGTATTTTAATTCACTTTAATATACATCCTCAAGTTTCATTATTTGCTATAAATGATGTAATGGGTTCTATAAATGATAGAATGGATTCTAATGCTGAGATTATTTTTGGAACAACATCTGATTCTACTTTAGAAAAAGATGAAGTTAAAATTACTATTGTTGCAACTGGATTCGAATCTAGAAATGATGAACCAGAAGAACCAGCTGAAGGTACAGAAGAAAATGCTCAAAATGCAGTTCCTTTGGATATCGAAACTTATTTAGATACTCCTCCATTAATGAGAGATTATATAGTTCAATACCAATTAAACTAA
- a CDS encoding peptidylprolyl isomerase: MITWMQRHKRWLVITIWISTIAFVGAGFVGWGSYEYGKQGGVVAVVGEREVSVEEYQEEYSNLYEQYSKMFGSMFNKELAEQLKLKDVAYKQVLQRNLILSYADSLGLDVTNEDIAKELVKYDAFIKDGKFDKDTYIKVLAQNRMTPIAFEESLKRGLLLQKVQSLFDLNPNGAEIENLSKLIFLEDDISIKILSLNDISVELKDDEIKKYWEENKNSYMSEVSYDLVYKDIPVISSNSSQEDINAHYEKFKIDYKHADGKIKSLEEAKDQIIKDLDEKFTKTEALKIYLKIKKDEEKLESTVNFKESQLPYLAEDNAKILESKEGEIIKPFVYDNKYVIVKLNKKNVSAPLSYEDALVSVSSDYEKTLKTKKLDELAASELKTFKGEDILGVTRESITKITGLEQQEASKFLNQLFSSTTKEGIAKLDNKIVLYRINNSKISDYDKTKDDVVKSTLKQLQEEELMTNLLKRLENTFPIQSSIQEKE, from the coding sequence ATGATAACGTGGATGCAAAGACATAAAAGATGGCTAGTTATTACTATTTGGATTAGCACAATTGCGTTTGTCGGAGCTGGCTTTGTTGGTTGGGGTTCTTATGAATATGGAAAACAAGGTGGAGTTGTAGCAGTTGTAGGTGAGAGAGAAGTATCAGTTGAAGAATATCAAGAAGAGTATTCTAATCTTTATGAACAATATTCAAAAATGTTTGGTTCAATGTTCAATAAAGAACTAGCTGAGCAATTAAAATTAAAAGATGTAGCTTACAAACAAGTTTTACAAAGAAATTTAATTTTATCATACGCAGACTCATTAGGTCTTGACGTTACAAATGAAGATATTGCAAAAGAGTTAGTAAAATACGATGCTTTCATTAAAGATGGAAAATTTGACAAAGATACTTATATAAAAGTTTTAGCTCAAAATAGAATGACTCCAATAGCTTTTGAAGAGTCATTAAAAAGAGGTTTATTATTACAAAAAGTTCAATCATTATTTGATTTAAATCCAAATGGTGCTGAAATTGAAAACTTAAGTAAATTAATCTTTTTAGAAGATGATATTTCAATCAAAATTTTAAGTCTTAATGATATTTCCGTAGAATTAAAAGATGATGAAATTAAAAAATATTGGGAAGAGAACAAAAACTCATATATGTCTGAAGTTTCTTATGATTTAGTATATAAAGATATTCCAGTAATATCATCTAATTCTTCACAAGAAGATATCAATGCTCATTATGAAAAGTTTAAAATTGATTATAAGCACGCTGATGGAAAAATCAAATCATTAGAAGAAGCTAAAGATCAAATTATAAAAGATTTAGATGAGAAGTTTACAAAAACTGAAGCTTTAAAAATTTATTTAAAAATTAAAAAAGATGAAGAAAAACTTGAATCAACTGTTAACTTCAAAGAATCACAATTACCATATTTAGCTGAAGACAATGCTAAAATATTGGAATCTAAAGAGGGTGAAATTATTAAGCCTTTTGTTTACGATAATAAATATGTAATTGTTAAATTAAATAAAAAGAATGTATCAGCTCCATTATCATATGAAGATGCACTAGTTAGTGTTAGCTCTGATTATGAAAAAACATTAAAAACTAAAAAATTAGATGAATTAGCTGCTAGTGAATTAAAAACTTTTAAAGGTGAAGATATTTTAGGAGTTACTAGAGAATCTATTACTAAAATCACAGGATTAGAGCAACAAGAAGCTTCTAAGTTCTTAAATCAATTATTCTCTTCTACTACAAAAGAAGGAATAGCTAAATTAGATAATAAAATTGTTTTATATAGAATTAATAATTCAAAAATTTCAGACTATGATAAAACAAAAGATGATGTTGTTAAAAGCACACTAAAACAACTTCAAGAGGAAGAACTAATGACAAATTTATTAAAAAGATTAGAAAATACTTTTCCAATCCAATCTTCAATTCAAGAAAAGGAGTAA
- a CDS encoding IS1634 family transposase, with protein MNLRVRKKKNASGSISVQILDRTNRGYKVVETIGCSFEDLEIEKFYEKALVKINDLSQNLFANKISESNKKILLKELLSSLNTQDFIPIGDELIFGKLFNNIGCNDLFKDINTKNIRNKEDKNFLFKSLVISRLLYPGSKLELINYLSYFKNIDITSDKIYRFLDTLYQDEIKSKIETCVFEYTKNIMKGEIVLTFYDVTTLYFESESEDDLRRIGFSKEGKLARPQIQLGLFTTLQGYPLSFEVYEGNKYEGHTLVDILKKFQEKFVLPNKPIVVADRGMLNNANIAYLEENNYKYILAAKTRSIASDLKEKITNLTFIDDGTIHTLKFNKDISYKEKIDEDTSVSKSINVNQRLVLSYSFKRAKKDKYNRDKALQRLEEKIKTTKNITKKDLKLSYYAKYLNIDDHKCDITFNINNQKIIEDQKLDGIKGFITNDFNLTANEIIEHYNNQYDVERAFRISKTDLKIRPIYHRLETRIKAHILISFVSYAIYKEFERKLKLNDVKFDFSQKFLRKIIEHIIAVKIDDEIIPINPSEIQKQILDII; from the coding sequence ATGAATTTAAGAGTTAGAAAAAAGAAAAATGCTAGTGGTAGTATAAGTGTTCAAATATTAGATAGAACAAATAGAGGATACAAAGTAGTTGAAACTATTGGTTGTAGTTTTGAAGATCTAGAGATTGAAAAATTTTATGAAAAAGCTCTTGTAAAAATCAATGATTTATCTCAAAATCTTTTTGCAAATAAAATATCAGAATCAAATAAAAAGATACTACTTAAAGAACTACTTTCAAGTTTAAATACACAAGACTTTATTCCAATAGGTGATGAGCTTATATTTGGAAAATTGTTTAATAATATTGGATGTAATGATTTATTTAAAGATATAAATACAAAAAATATTAGGAATAAAGAGGATAAAAACTTTTTGTTTAAAAGTTTGGTGATTTCAAGATTATTATATCCAGGGAGTAAACTTGAACTTATAAACTATCTAAGTTACTTTAAAAATATTGATATAACAAGTGATAAAATATATAGATTTTTAGATACTTTGTACCAAGATGAAATAAAATCAAAAATAGAGACCTGTGTATTTGAATATACAAAAAATATAATGAAAGGTGAAATAGTATTAACCTTTTATGATGTAACAACATTATACTTTGAGAGTGAGAGTGAAGATGATCTTAGACGTATTGGATTTAGTAAAGAGGGTAAATTAGCACGTCCTCAGATACAACTAGGATTGTTTACAACACTGCAAGGATATCCATTAAGCTTTGAAGTTTATGAGGGTAATAAATATGAAGGCCATACACTAGTAGATATACTCAAAAAATTCCAAGAGAAATTTGTTCTTCCAAATAAACCTATAGTTGTAGCTGATCGTGGAATGTTAAATAATGCAAATATAGCTTATTTAGAAGAGAATAATTATAAATATATTTTAGCTGCTAAAACAAGAAGTATCGCAAGTGATTTAAAAGAAAAAATCACAAATCTAACATTTATTGATGATGGTACTATTCATACACTAAAATTTAATAAAGATATATCCTATAAAGAAAAAATAGATGAAGATACTAGCGTTTCAAAATCAATAAATGTAAATCAAAGATTAGTGCTTTCATATTCATTCAAAAGAGCAAAAAAAGATAAGTACAATAGAGATAAAGCATTGCAAAGATTAGAAGAGAAAATAAAGACTACAAAAAATATCACAAAAAAAGATTTAAAACTATCATACTATGCTAAATATCTTAATATTGATGATCATAAATGTGATATCACTTTTAATATCAATAATCAAAAAATAATTGAAGATCAAAAATTAGATGGTATCAAAGGATTTATAACAAATGATTTTAATCTTACAGCAAATGAAATAATTGAACACTATAATAATCAATATGATGTAGAACGAGCTTTTAGAATCTCAAAGACTGATCTAAAAATAAGACCTATTTATCATAGACTAGAAACAAGAATAAAAGCTCATATCTTAATTTCGTTTGTATCTTATGCAATCTATAAAGAGTTTGAAAGAAAATTAAAACTAAATGATGTTAAATTTGATTTCTCACAAAAATTTTTACGCAAAATTATTGAGCATATAATTGCTGTAAAAATAGATGATGAAATAATACCTATTAATCCATCTGAAATACAAAAACAGATTTTAGATATTATTTGA
- a CDS encoding YeeE/YedE family protein — translation MFDLEIYETINILGLFIGIAFGAIAQKNQFCFSGSIKDYILTKSTKRAASVVMAMIVAIVSTTIIANHFELDLTQTNYFKSNINYFSIILGGLLFGAGMMIADGCSSRSLVKFAQGDTNALVTLIFIGIFAYATTKGLLAGVLNPFINNETLIQWSSIIENTQMNIYVIVGILALILLYLVKKVKRIFTLIDGMLIGLLVSFAWYVTGVMGEESMERTIELSSITFVYPIAKTLELFTYYQVNEVSFAIAIIVGVLIGTFSMSFANRKYSFGCTANQNINKVKYNMIGGSLMGVGGVLAIGCTVGQGLTGFSTLAFASLLAILSIFVSGYITAVILGKKDKLPMCFIFEWNDDKTNKPIDFQI, via the coding sequence ATGTTTGATTTAGAAATATATGAAACAATAAACATATTAGGATTGTTTATAGGAATTGCTTTTGGGGCAATTGCACAAAAAAATCAATTTTGTTTTAGTGGTTCTATTAAGGATTATATTCTTACAAAATCTACAAAAAGAGCGGCATCTGTAGTAATGGCAATGATTGTTGCAATTGTTTCAACTACAATAATAGCAAATCATTTTGAACTTGATTTAACACAAACAAACTATTTCAAATCTAATATTAACTACTTTTCTATTATTTTGGGTGGCTTGTTATTTGGTGCTGGAATGATGATAGCAGATGGTTGTAGTAGCAGAAGCTTAGTTAAATTTGCACAAGGTGATACAAATGCTCTTGTGACTTTAATTTTTATAGGAATTTTTGCATATGCAACTACAAAGGGTTTATTAGCTGGTGTTTTAAATCCATTTATAAATAATGAAACACTTATTCAATGGTCAAGCATAATTGAAAATACTCAAATGAATATTTATGTAATTGTTGGAATTCTAGCTCTTATTTTGCTTTATTTAGTAAAAAAAGTAAAAAGAATATTCACTTTAATTGATGGTATGTTAATTGGGCTATTAGTTAGTTTTGCTTGGTATGTAACTGGCGTTATGGGTGAAGAGAGTATGGAAAGAACTATTGAATTATCAAGTATCACATTTGTTTATCCAATAGCTAAAACTCTAGAACTATTTACATACTATCAAGTAAATGAAGTAAGTTTTGCTATTGCAATTATTGTAGGTGTTTTAATAGGTACTTTTTCTATGTCATTTGCAAATAGAAAATACAGCTTTGGATGTACTGCAAATCAAAATATAAATAAAGTAAAATATAATATGATTGGTGGATCATTAATGGGTGTAGGAGGAGTATTAGCAATAGGTTGTACAGTTGGGCAAGGTTTAACAGGATTCTCAACTCTTGCATTTGCTTCATTACTTGCTATTTTGTCTATTTTTGTTTCAGGATATATAACAGCTGTAATATTAGGTAAAAAAGATAAATTACCAATGTGTTTTATTTTTGAATGGAATGATGATAAAACAAATAAACCTATTGATTTTCAGATATAG
- the ftsA gene encoding cell division protein FtsA has translation MNNTFLAIDIGSSTITAVIAKHDLENNINILGTGIQKSNGINKGLIINIEEASKSIKDAVSVAKRTTTEMIDTTVVSISGSYSKSIRSSGSVNVPNGLITETEINQVMQMALYNATIVPEYEVVHVVPIFFKVDDSIEVDNPLNMNGSRLEVSVYIVTAKRTALTNIKSALKISGIEVVKFVLDSYASALAVLDDQQKKFGAIVINLGATTTEFVYFKGNSIIFNGFIPVGSNHVTNDLSVMLHTPPTAAEKIKLEYGSLVRNYSPNNELGVTKVKIPRIGDEDSISEVALDYIQTIIHARVEEVLVLVKNKLKKSGLMDNTGSGIVITGGMSYLDGIKKLTERIFEGIPISVANPKNIKNGFMSFDEANMATIVGLLFYSLGTNRSYQLDSSKKLIKPFKNDRIVEQQKISVSNSNNHHISDKPQVEHLKEQIQIKDNATVLTPLTRDKKKGVSKFWGKVSEWF, from the coding sequence TTGAATAATACTTTCTTAGCAATTGATATAGGTTCATCTACCATAACAGCAGTTATTGCAAAGCATGACCTAGAGAATAATATAAATATTTTAGGTACAGGTATTCAAAAAAGTAACGGAATTAACAAAGGGTTAATAATAAATATTGAAGAAGCATCTAAGTCTATTAAAGATGCAGTTTCTGTTGCAAAAAGAACAACAACTGAAATGATTGATACTACAGTAGTTTCTATTTCAGGAAGTTATTCAAAAAGTATTAGAAGTAGTGGTTCTGTTAATGTACCAAATGGATTAATTACAGAAACAGAAATTAATCAAGTAATGCAAATGGCTTTATATAATGCAACGATTGTTCCAGAATATGAAGTTGTTCATGTTGTTCCAATTTTCTTTAAAGTTGATGATTCAATTGAAGTTGATAATCCTTTAAATATGAACGGATCAAGACTTGAAGTTTCAGTTTATATAGTAACAGCTAAAAGAACTGCTTTAACAAATATAAAATCAGCTCTTAAAATATCTGGTATAGAAGTTGTTAAATTTGTTTTAGATTCATATGCTTCAGCACTTGCTGTTTTAGATGATCAACAAAAGAAATTTGGAGCAATCGTTATAAATTTAGGTGCAACAACAACTGAATTTGTATATTTTAAAGGTAATTCAATTATTTTTAATGGATTTATTCCTGTTGGTTCAAATCATGTAACAAATGATTTATCAGTTATGTTGCATACTCCTCCAACAGCAGCAGAAAAAATAAAATTAGAATATGGTTCACTTGTAAGAAACTATTCTCCTAACAATGAATTAGGTGTTACAAAAGTTAAAATTCCTAGAATTGGTGATGAAGATAGTATTTCTGAAGTTGCCCTTGATTATATTCAAACTATTATTCATGCGCGTGTTGAAGAGGTTTTAGTTTTAGTTAAAAATAAACTAAAGAAAAGCGGTCTCATGGACAATACAGGTTCTGGAATTGTAATTACAGGTGGTATGAGTTATCTTGATGGAATAAAAAAATTAACTGAACGAATTTTTGAAGGTATTCCAATTAGCGTAGCTAATCCAAAAAATATTAAAAATGGTTTTATGAGTTTTGATGAAGCAAACATGGCAACTATCGTTGGATTACTTTTTTATTCGTTAGGTACAAATAGAAGTTACCAATTAGATTCAAGCAAAAAGTTAATTAAACCTTTCAAGAATGATAGAATTGTAGAGCAACAAAAGATTTCAGTATCTAATAGTAACAATCATCATATATCTGACAAACCTCAGGTTGAACATTTGAAAGAACAAATACAAATAAAAGATAACGCAACTGTTTTAACGCCTTTGACAAGAGATAAGAAAAAGGGTGTTTCAAAATTCTGGGGTAAAGTATCGGAGTGGTTTTAA
- the arsC gene encoding arsenate reductase (glutaredoxin) (This arsenate reductase requires both glutathione and glutaredoxin to convert arsenate to arsenite, after which the efflux transporter formed by ArsA and ArsB can extrude the arsenite from the cell, providing resistance.), with protein MQNIQIWHNPRCSKSRNAMTLLEEKGINADVVKYLENTPSKEQLKEVLKKLNMKASELLRTGEDIYKELKLNTISDEEKLIDIMIANPILIERPIIIKGNTAVIARPIENLEELIK; from the coding sequence ATGCAAAACATTCAAATCTGGCATAATCCAAGATGCTCAAAATCAAGAAACGCAATGACCCTTTTAGAAGAAAAAGGTATCAATGCTGATGTTGTGAAATATCTTGAAAACACTCCCTCAAAAGAGCAATTAAAAGAAGTTTTAAAAAAATTAAATATGAAAGCCTCTGAACTTTTAAGAACAGGTGAAGATATTTATAAAGAACTAAAACTAAATACCATAAGTGATGAAGAAAAACTTATTGATATAATGATTGCAAATCCAATATTAATTGAAAGACCAATTATAATAAAAGGAAACACTGCTGTGATTGCAAGACCTATTGAAAATTTAGAAGAGCTAATAAAATGA
- a CDS encoding coproporphyrinogen III oxidase: MNMIMAKSANAIKAYQLVSILQKRFVDKLNFLSSTLGENKNFEKVVWFRDNGIHGGGNRFEARDNVLFNTASVNVSQVHYDEDETKSLQSATAISTIIHPKNPNVPSIHIHISLTCLRDGSSYWRVMADLNPSLQNDEDKEVFNNSLKELSNETYEEGIKQGDKYFFIPALNKHRGVCHFYLENYKTQNESDDFLFAQNFGEGIIDTYINIIENAFKTRTKFSVQDIKKQLDYHTLYLFQVLTLDRGTTSGLLVHNQNDIGIMGSLPSFVNKSLLKSWIQKVEKPQDELVNALVEAIKDDGMINASIKEKLASRVREHYKNHPQALKYQASGNTIPNTVNNHKN; this comes from the coding sequence ATGAATATGATTATGGCTAAATCAGCAAATGCAATAAAAGCTTACCAATTAGTAAGTATTTTACAAAAAAGATTTGTAGATAAATTAAATTTTTTAAGTTCAACTCTAGGTGAAAATAAAAACTTTGAAAAAGTAGTTTGGTTTAGAGACAATGGAATTCATGGTGGTGGAAATAGATTTGAAGCAAGGGATAATGTACTTTTTAATACAGCTAGTGTAAATGTATCACAAGTTCATTATGATGAAGATGAGACAAAAAGTCTTCAAAGTGCAACAGCAATTTCCACAATCATTCATCCAAAAAATCCAAATGTTCCATCAATTCATATTCATATATCTTTGACTTGTCTAAGAGATGGCAGCTCTTATTGGAGAGTTATGGCTGACTTGAATCCAAGTTTACAAAATGATGAAGATAAAGAAGTTTTCAATAATAGTTTAAAAGAATTGTCAAATGAAACTTATGAAGAGGGAATAAAACAAGGAGATAAATACTTTTTTATTCCAGCATTAAATAAACACAGAGGTGTTTGTCACTTTTATTTAGAAAATTATAAAACACAAAATGAATCAGATGACTTTTTATTTGCTCAGAATTTTGGTGAAGGTATTATTGATACATATATAAATATAATTGAAAATGCTTTTAAAACTAGAACTAAGTTTAGTGTTCAAGATATTAAAAAACAACTTGATTATCATACTTTATATCTATTTCAAGTGTTAACATTAGATAGAGGAACAACATCAGGACTTTTGGTTCATAATCAAAATGATATAGGAATAATGGGTTCTCTTCCTTCTTTTGTAAATAAAAGTTTATTAAAATCATGGATACAAAAAGTAGAAAAACCACAAGATGAACTTGTAAATGCACTTGTTGAGGCAATAAAAGATGATGGAATGATAAATGCATCAATAAAAGAAAAACTAGCTTCAAGAGTTCGAGAACATTATAAAAATCATCCACAAGCTTTAAAATATCAAGCAAGTGGCAATACAATACCAAATACAGTAAATAATCATAAAAATTAA
- a CDS encoding AAA family ATPase, giving the protein MGQEEYKSFKLSGVIKKVLYKNEETKYIIAVLENNQKICGAYFDTDIEKIVGEEVILKGNWTTHKKYGVQFEFDTLELKEAEIFFFLTKIVKGVGKKFAHELLEKYTEEELVEILNEKPQELLDFKGIKEKKLQTIVSSWQKFKHLRELGSFLAKFGVTSNLITKIYASLGEIDNLIEKIKANPYILINIKGIGFKRADEIAKSLGIDPRSEFRIMACLNYTLREFCDNNGNSSIDKFHLYKLLDDSLRFHNEELLYEQAISKMLVDEDLFVTSENRYSLSMLYYAEKRILEFFQRRKDEKNRKIIATFDEYLIKKQETLGFELSPEQKKAVELINNGDKTLFLIGYAGTGKSTSSRAILELLEETMSYDDIMTIALSGIASQRIADTTGYNSSTIQSLLMKHKEKDFFPYKAILLDEASMVNSVTFYQIISKIDDDTIFIIVGDDGQLPAIGAGNVLADSIKFELAPICKLTKIYRQSENQAIAVIANDIRKGEVPAFKEDYEDFKFIDVSISNYYSQKNSVSSNDFADLRGENSEYILNNILNISSGYIEKYYEYIKKKKISKALILFQVITPMKAGLLGVDNLNIQLQKLFNHTKGKAFTSKVYEYKLTDKVIHIKNENMKAQTMSMYKSASTDFLERRVYNGQLGLIIKLDFDEEKCIVLYPNDDMVVFYDFDNVHSLLSLAYCLTIHKTQGMEYENALIPMSFSHYIMHNTKLLYTAITRAKKMCFIVGEEEAFKSACKKLEITIRESVINDLLSKKEQKNISENIEKIIV; this is encoded by the coding sequence ATGGGTCAAGAAGAGTATAAAAGTTTCAAATTATCAGGAGTTATAAAAAAAGTTTTATACAAAAATGAAGAAACAAAATACATAATAGCAGTTTTAGAAAATAATCAAAAAATATGTGGAGCATATTTTGATACAGATATTGAAAAAATAGTTGGTGAAGAAGTTATTTTAAAAGGAAATTGGACAACCCATAAAAAATATGGTGTTCAATTTGAATTTGATACTTTAGAACTAAAAGAAGCAGAGATATTCTTTTTTCTTACAAAAATTGTAAAAGGAGTTGGTAAAAAATTTGCCCATGAACTTCTTGAAAAATATACAGAAGAAGAACTTGTTGAAATACTAAATGAAAAACCTCAAGAGTTATTGGATTTCAAAGGGATAAAAGAAAAAAAGCTTCAAACCATAGTTTCTTCTTGGCAAAAATTTAAGCACCTAAGAGAGTTGGGTTCATTTCTTGCAAAATTTGGTGTTACTTCAAATCTTATTACTAAAATATATGCCTCTTTAGGTGAAATTGATAATTTAATCGAAAAAATAAAAGCTAATCCTTATATTTTAATAAACATAAAAGGAATAGGATTTAAAAGAGCTGATGAAATAGCTAAATCACTAGGAATCGATCCTCGAAGTGAATTTAGAATAATGGCCTGTTTAAACTATACTCTAAGAGAATTTTGTGATAACAATGGAAACTCTTCTATTGATAAATTTCACTTATATAAACTTCTAGATGATTCTTTGAGATTTCATAATGAAGAGCTTTTGTATGAGCAAGCAATTTCAAAAATGCTTGTGGATGAAGATTTATTTGTAACAAGTGAAAACAGATACTCTTTATCAATGCTTTATTATGCAGAAAAAAGAATACTTGAATTTTTCCAAAGAAGAAAAGATGAAAAAAATAGAAAAATCATTGCTACATTTGATGAATATCTTATAAAAAAACAAGAAACCTTAGGTTTTGAGTTAAGTCCTGAGCAAAAAAAAGCAGTTGAACTTATAAATAATGGAGATAAAACATTATTTTTAATAGGTTACGCAGGAACTGGTAAATCAACTTCAAGTAGAGCTATATTAGAACTTCTTGAAGAAACAATGTCTTATGATGATATTATGACAATAGCACTTTCAGGAATAGCTTCTCAAAGGATTGCTGATACTACAGGATACAATTCATCAACTATTCAATCTCTTTTAATGAAGCATAAAGAGAAAGATTTTTTCCCTTACAAAGCTATTTTATTAGATGAAGCATCAATGGTAAATTCTGTTACTTTTTATCAAATAATCTCAAAAATTGATGATGATACAATATTTATAATCGTAGGAGATGATGGACAGTTACCTGCAATTGGTGCTGGAAATGTACTCGCTGATTCTATAAAATTTGAACTAGCTCCTATTTGTAAATTAACTAAAATTTATAGACAAAGTGAAAATCAAGCAATTGCAGTAATTGCAAATGATATTAGAAAAGGTGAAGTTCCTGCTTTTAAAGAAGATTATGAAGATTTCAAATTTATAGATGTTTCAATATCAAACTATTATTCACAAAAAAACTCTGTTTCTTCAAATGATTTTGCAGATTTAAGAGGAGAAAATTCTGAATATATTTTGAATAATATTTTAAATATTTCTTCAGGCTATATTGAAAAATATTATGAATATATAAAAAAGAAAAAGATATCAAAAGCATTAATACTTTTTCAAGTAATAACTCCGATGAAAGCAGGCTTATTAGGTGTTGATAATTTAAATATTCAACTTCAAAAACTTTTTAATCATACAAAAGGAAAAGCTTTTACATCTAAAGTTTATGAATATAAATTAACTGATAAAGTAATTCATATAAAAAATGAAAATATGAAAGCTCAAACTATGAGTATGTATAAAAGCGCATCAACAGATTTTTTAGAAAGAAGAGTTTATAATGGTCAATTAGGACTTATTATTAAACTAGATTTCGATGAAGAAAAATGTATTGTTTTATATCCAAATGATGATATGGTAGTTTTTTATGATTTTGATAATGTTCATTCATTACTATCTTTAGCATACTGCTTAACAATTCATAAAACCCAAGGAATGGAGTATGAAAATGCATTGATTCCTATGAGTTTTTCCCATTATATAATGCACAATACAAAACTTTTATACACAGCAATAACAAGAGCTAAAAAAATGTGTTTTATTGTGGGAGAAGAAGAAGCTTTTAAAAGTGCATGTAAAAAACTAGAAATAACAATTAGAGAATCTGTTATAAATGACTTACTATCGAAGAAAGAACAAAAAAATATTTCAGAAAATATAGAAAAAATTATTGTTTAA